A region of the Planctomycetia bacterium genome:
GTCGCCGAGCACCCGGTGGAAGTGGGCGTAGCGTTCCGCGAATCGGGTGTATTCGCCGCGATCGCCGAGGCGTTCCACGGCCTCATTCAACTGCCCTGCGGTCAGCGACTCGTGGTCCGGACAGTAGTAATAGGGAAGCCCGTACGTCTGGCAGTACGATTCCGCCCGGGAGCAATTGGCCAGAAACACCGCCGGGTTGCCGTGCGAGAGGTGGAACATATTGCCGTGCAGTCGGCAGCCAATGGCGCCGAACGAGCGTTCCACGAGGTCGACATAGGGGGCCAGGTCGTATCGGTACAGCGTCGGGACGCTCGGCGCGAACCAGGGGATGCCCCAGCCGAGGAAGCGGTCTTTGTCCTGTTGCGCGGCCACGGTTAGCGTAAACCGTTTGCGTTGCAGGATCTGCACCAGGCTCCGCACGTTGCGGCGCTGGCCTTTGCGCACCGTGAGTGCGACGTGGTTTTCGCGGCGATAGGGCTGCACGCCTAGCGCCGAATAGGGAGTCGCCCGGACCGGAAACGCGTTCATTCGCGATGGAGAGACACCCACGGGACGCTCGCTGTCCAAGGGACGCATGGTCCATTGCGCCGCCAGGCTGCGGTACAGCGTGGGGCAGCCGGTCAGCGTGACGTTGCGAATCCCGGCCTCGGCCAGGGCCTCGCGCGTCCGCTCGTCGCGCACGCTGGCCTGATGGCAGGAGTCGTGAATGATCCGGAGTTGTTCGAGCGTATCGTCGTCGAAGGCGTTGTCTTCGCCGACGTGCCGCGTCGTGCCGACTCCCAAGGGAATGATCGGCACGCGGATCGCCTTCAATTGCTCGGCCGTGAAGCACCAGCGTCCCGGCCGGGCCAATTGCCGGTACCAGAGATTGGTGCCGACAATCACGGCCGCATCGCAACGATTGATCTCGGCGATGTGTTGATCGGTGATCGGTTGCCGCGGATCGATGTCGATGCTCTCCGCCGCGTCGTACGACAGGATCCGCTTGACCGCGTCCTCAATGAACAAATCCCCGACATTGCGCGTCGACAATTTCGGATTGATGAAGGCCAGAACGCGATGCATGGGAATGAGCCAGGTATCAAATGCCAGGAATTGGAGCCGGAAGCGTTAGCGCCCGGCGGGAATCACGTTCGGCGTCGCTGAGGGCTGTTCACTTCGTTCACAGACAAAAATTACCTGCGGCGCCAGCAGGCTCATGAGTCCCGGCGCCCATTTGCATAAATGCCGCGTCGGATAGAGACGATCCGCAAGTTCACTTGTGCGCGAGATGAATCCGTGCGTGGGAATACGCTCCAAGATGCGGAGCCCAGCGTCTTGCAGCCAGCCTGCGAATTCCGTCAACGGCACAAGCGTCTGCCAGGTGTGGTTGTCGCGCGGGCGCTTGCCGAGCCAGCGTCGCCAGCGCCGGGCGATGTGATCGATGTTCACGTAGGACGCCAGCAGCGCGCCGCTGGGCGTCAATCGTCGCGCGAGTTCGCTCAACAAATTCTGTTGGTCCGCGACATACTCGCAAATGCCGGAGGCCACGACGCAATCGAATCGTTGATCGCCGAAGGGCACACCATCGACATTCAGGTCGCACTGCACGACGTTGGGGCGACCCAACTTGGCGACGGCCGTCTTCGAAATATCGCAGCCGAAGTAGCGCGTCTGCGGCAGCAGCGCCGTCACGCCGCGGGCCACCTCGCCGGTGCTGCAACCCACGTCGAAAATGCTCGCCGGCCGCCGTTGGGCGATCACCCTGAGCATTTCGCGAAGTCGATCATGCAGGCAGTCGTAGGCGACGGCCTTGGCTTCCCAATAGCCACTGGCCACGGCGGCGTTCGGTCGATGTTGGCGATTTTCGGCGGAAACGGTCGACACGCTGAGAAATCCCCGAATTGGTCACATCGTCCTCGCACGAAGGCGCGCGAGAGCCGCCCGCCGGGGCTTTCACACCCTGGCCGGGGCGGGAGAATAGTAAAACCTCCGGGTTCAGGTCAATGTTCATTCGCTTGGCCTTGGCCGATTGTCGCTATACTTAAGATGCAGGCCCGGCGGGAGTTGGACGGCCGGGCGAAATGCGTGAATTGAGGCGTTTCGCCGTTAGTCGCTGTCTGGCTATTTGCGGGCTAAACTCCCTTTGGCGACTCAAAATCGAGCCCACGCCATTCGCCGCAGATATTGTTGGCGGAACCCTGGGCGTAGAACTGCCACCTGGCAATCGATTGAGAGCCCAGCGTCTCGGTCGGCCAACGCGACGTTCCATCGGTCCTATCAAGACCCTTTGGCGGCTTCTGCCTGACGCCGAATCCGCACTTCAACTGAGTCTTGGTGAAGGCTCTGCCTCGGTGCGCCGCCGCGCGAATTCTGCTAGAATTCCAGGCTACAACTCCAATAAAACACTCCGCGACGGCGGGCCGCGCAGTTTTGTGCTGGCGCCAGTCGCATTCTGGAAACTAGGAACTCATGTCAGAAATGTCCGTTCAACAGCGCTTGCTGGAATACGTCCAGCGGCCCAACTATCGGCCCGTGAAGCCGAAAGTAATCGCCAAGAAGCTTGAACTCACCGAGGATCAGGTCGGCGAACTGCGCCGTGCGATTCGGCAGCTCGTCAAGGCGGGACAGCTCGCCTATGGCGAGAA
Encoded here:
- a CDS encoding polysaccharide pyruvyl transferase family protein — its product is MHRVLAFINPKLSTRNVGDLFIEDAVKRILSYDAAESIDIDPRQPITDQHIAEINRCDAAVIVGTNLWYRQLARPGRWCFTAEQLKAIRVPIIPLGVGTTRHVGEDNAFDDDTLEQLRIIHDSCHQASVRDERTREALAEAGIRNVTLTGCPTLYRSLAAQWTMRPLDSERPVGVSPSRMNAFPVRATPYSALGVQPYRRENHVALTVRKGQRRNVRSLVQILQRKRFTLTVAAQQDKDRFLGWGIPWFAPSVPTLYRYDLAPYVDLVERSFGAIGCRLHGNMFHLSHGNPAVFLANCSRAESYCQTYGLPYYYCPDHESLTAGQLNEAVERLGDRGEYTRFAERYAHFHRVLGDTLVANGLEHRLKQAEPAKQFSRRAA
- a CDS encoding class I SAM-dependent methyltransferase: MSTVSAENRQHRPNAAVASGYWEAKAVAYDCLHDRLREMLRVIAQRRPASIFDVGCSTGEVARGVTALLPQTRYFGCDISKTAVAKLGRPNVVQCDLNVDGVPFGDQRFDCVVASGICEYVADQQNLLSELARRLTPSGALLASYVNIDHIARRWRRWLGKRPRDNHTWQTLVPLTEFAGWLQDAGLRILERIPTHGFISRTSELADRLYPTRHLCKWAPGLMSLLAPQVIFVCERSEQPSATPNVIPAGR